Proteins from a genomic interval of Deltaproteobacteria bacterium:
- a CDS encoding ABC transporter substrate-binding protein encodes MKKYRYVMVLVVLGFVWCGIPAWAESPEVVVGSVTPLTGKLSVYGEGFQRAMHLALDEVNAEGGINGKPLKIFFEDNNSTSKGSVSAIQKLITVNKFPIVFGPAASSNFLAVCPIAQQNRTILIGAESAAAEITKCGSYVFRVFPSDLLQGIGVSELARSLGYDEVVLTYVNNDWGVGLAEVFKEKYTSKGGRIIDEFAHDEGKTDYRSEVLRIKKANPRAVVNLTYIKEGAMLLRQAYEANVTVQWLMGSASKSPKLVELAGGAAEGVIGTYPTFSQETPEYLAYKKAWDAKYPGNKMPIFGEYNYDMVKLTAKALRLAASMDPDTLREALMTASKGYVGVTGDKTFDENGDAGAVYGRWTVKDGVIGDYAK; translated from the coding sequence ATGAAAAAGTATCGATATGTGATGGTGTTGGTTGTGCTTGGGTTTGTCTGGTGCGGGATTCCGGCGTGGGCCGAATCTCCTGAGGTGGTGGTGGGTTCCGTAACGCCGTTGACCGGCAAGCTTTCCGTCTATGGCGAGGGGTTCCAGCGGGCCATGCACCTGGCCCTCGATGAGGTCAATGCCGAGGGGGGCATCAACGGAAAACCCCTGAAGATCTTTTTCGAGGATAACAATTCCACCTCCAAGGGGTCTGTTTCGGCCATCCAGAAGCTTATTACGGTCAACAAGTTTCCCATTGTCTTCGGGCCGGCCGCCAGCTCGAATTTCCTGGCCGTCTGTCCCATTGCCCAGCAGAACCGGACCATCCTGATAGGCGCCGAAAGCGCTGCGGCCGAAATCACCAAGTGCGGGTCCTATGTATTCCGGGTCTTTCCATCGGATCTTCTTCAGGGGATCGGGGTGTCCGAGCTGGCCCGGTCCCTCGGGTATGACGAAGTGGTGCTGACCTATGTGAATAACGACTGGGGCGTCGGTCTGGCCGAGGTGTTCAAAGAGAAATACACGTCCAAGGGGGGGCGGATTATTGATGAGTTTGCCCATGACGAGGGGAAAACCGACTATCGGAGTGAGGTCCTGAGAATCAAGAAGGCGAATCCCAGGGCCGTGGTTAATCTGACCTATATCAAGGAAGGGGCCATGCTCCTTCGCCAGGCCTATGAGGCCAACGTGACCGTTCAGTGGCTGATGGGATCCGCCTCCAAGTCGCCGAAGCTGGTGGAACTGGCCGGCGGCGCGGCCGAAGGGGTCATCGGCACCTATCCGACATTCTCACAGGAGACGCCGGAATATCTGGCCTACAAGAAGGCCTGGGATGCAAAATATCCCGGGAACAAGATGCCGATCTTCGGTGAGTATAATTACGATATGGTGAAGCTCACGGCAAAGGCCCTCAGGCTGGCGGCATCCATGGATCCCGATACCCTTCGCGAGGCCCTGATGACGGCGAGCAAAGGCTATGTGGGGGTGACCGGCGACAAGACCTTTGATGAAAACGGCGACGCCGGCGCGGTATACGGCCGCTGGACCGTAAAGGACGGCGTTATCGGAGA